The following are from one region of the Melaminivora suipulveris genome:
- a CDS encoding peptide chain release factor 3 has translation MSYASETRRRRTFAIISHPDAGKTTLTEKLLLFSGAIQIAGAVKGRKASRHATSDWMEIEKQRGISVASSVMQMSYRDHVINLLDTPGHKDFSEDTYRVLTAVDSALMVIDAANGVETQTRRLIEVCRQRDTPIITFVNKMDREVRDPLDILDEVERELGMPCCPMTWPVGQGRQFGGIIDLRTQSMTVFQPGSDKRPEDFEVIPLAEADKLRARFGQTFDDALESMELAVGASAEWSHEQFLAAKLTPVFFGSGVNNFGVKEVLDAVVDMSPPPGPRKSTLLVNKQPVEKIVHPEDEGFAGVVFKVQANMDANHRDRIAFVRVASGKYTPGMKMRVQRTGKELRPTSVVTFMSQRREAVEEAYAGDIIGFTTHGGVQLGDTITDGPALQFTGLPFFAPEMFMTVVLKNPLRTKQLHEGLMQLGEEGAIQVFKPEAGGNMLLGAVGQLQFEVVQHRLNTEYNCDIRLEGCQYTGARWITADTAAQLREFENAYPMRMARDAADTLAYLCTSPYDVRLAQERFPKIHFHPLREHAGLALQAS, from the coding sequence GTGTCCTACGCCTCTGAAACCCGGCGCCGCCGCACCTTTGCCATCATCTCCCACCCCGACGCGGGCAAGACCACGCTGACGGAAAAGCTGCTGCTGTTCTCCGGCGCCATCCAGATCGCCGGCGCCGTCAAGGGCCGCAAGGCCAGCCGCCATGCGACCAGCGACTGGATGGAGATCGAAAAGCAGCGCGGCATCTCGGTGGCCAGCTCGGTCATGCAGATGAGCTACCGCGACCACGTCATCAACCTGCTGGACACGCCGGGCCACAAGGATTTCTCGGAGGACACCTACCGCGTGCTCACCGCCGTCGATTCGGCGCTGATGGTCATCGACGCCGCCAACGGCGTGGAGACGCAAACGCGCCGGCTGATCGAGGTCTGCCGCCAGCGCGACACGCCCATCATCACCTTCGTCAACAAGATGGACCGCGAGGTGCGCGACCCGCTGGACATCCTGGATGAGGTCGAGCGCGAACTGGGCATGCCCTGCTGCCCCATGACCTGGCCGGTGGGCCAGGGCCGGCAGTTCGGCGGCATCATCGACCTGCGCACGCAGAGCATGACGGTGTTCCAGCCCGGCAGTGACAAGCGCCCGGAGGACTTCGAGGTCATCCCGCTGGCCGAGGCCGACAAGCTGCGCGCGCGCTTCGGCCAGACCTTCGACGACGCGCTGGAGAGCATGGAGCTGGCCGTGGGCGCCTCCGCCGAATGGAGCCACGAGCAGTTTCTGGCGGCCAAGCTGACGCCCGTGTTCTTCGGCTCGGGCGTGAACAACTTCGGCGTGAAGGAAGTGCTGGATGCGGTGGTGGACATGTCGCCCCCGCCCGGTCCGCGCAAGAGCACGCTGCTGGTGAACAAGCAGCCCGTCGAGAAGATCGTGCATCCCGAGGACGAGGGTTTTGCCGGCGTGGTCTTCAAGGTGCAGGCCAACATGGACGCCAACCACCGCGACCGCATCGCCTTCGTGCGCGTGGCCTCCGGCAAGTACACGCCCGGCATGAAAATGCGCGTGCAGCGCACCGGCAAGGAGCTGCGTCCCACGTCGGTCGTCACCTTCATGAGCCAGCGCCGCGAGGCCGTGGAAGAAGCCTATGCGGGCGACATCATCGGTTTCACCACGCACGGCGGCGTGCAGCTGGGCGACACCATCACCGACGGCCCGGCTCTGCAGTTCACCGGCCTGCCGTTCTTCGCGCCCGAGATGTTCATGACGGTGGTGCTGAAGAACCCCCTGCGCACCAAGCAGCTGCACGAGGGCCTGATGCAGCTGGGCGAGGAAGGCGCCATCCAGGTCTTCAAGCCCGAGGCTGGCGGCAACATGCTGCTGGGCGCCGTGGGCCAGCTGCAGTTCGAGGTGGTGCAGCACCGGCTGAACACGGAGTACAACTGCGACATCCGACTGGAAGGCTGCCAGTACACCGGCGCGCGCTGGATCACGGCCGATACCGCGGCGCAATTGCGCGAGTTCGAGAACGCCTATCCGATGCGTATGGCACGGGATGCAGCGGATACGCTGGCGTATCTGTGCACGTCGCCGTATGACGTGCGACTGGCACAGGAAAGGTTTCCGAAGATTCATTTCCATCCGCTGCGCGAGCATGCGGGGTTGGCGTTGCAGGCGAGCTGA
- a CDS encoding glycosyltransferase family 2 protein, with protein MRIAVAIPCYRVTQQVMGVIEAIGPEVEAIYAVDDACPEGSGRFIEQHNRDPRVRVLYNSENYGVGGAVIRAYHAAMNDRMDIIVKIDGDGQMDPSLLPLFVRPLLEGRADYTKGNRFFRPESMQGMPPVRLFGNAVLSFVTKLSCGYWNVMDPTNGYTAIRTCVLAELPLDKLEQRFFFETDMLFRLNTVRAVVKDVPMDSVYANERSNLKISRVLPEFLGKHLSRLGRRYVYNYLVRDFNVGTLYSLFGALLLGGGALFGLWHWVTGIVQDQPATSGTVMLAALPVFIGVQCLIAFLHHDVSNVPSEPLSLFLQDAHISPSSGARAGAPCNS; from the coding sequence ATGCGCATCGCCGTCGCCATTCCATGCTACCGGGTCACCCAACAGGTGATGGGCGTGATAGAGGCGATCGGTCCCGAGGTCGAAGCCATTTACGCGGTCGATGACGCTTGCCCGGAAGGCAGTGGTCGCTTCATCGAGCAGCACAACCGCGATCCACGGGTGCGTGTGCTCTACAACTCTGAAAACTACGGGGTCGGAGGGGCGGTCATTCGCGCTTACCACGCAGCCATGAACGACCGCATGGACATCATCGTCAAGATCGACGGTGACGGGCAGATGGATCCCTCTTTGCTGCCACTGTTCGTGCGCCCCTTGCTCGAGGGCCGCGCTGACTACACCAAAGGCAACCGCTTTTTCCGCCCCGAATCGATGCAAGGCATGCCGCCCGTGCGTCTGTTCGGAAACGCCGTGCTCTCGTTCGTCACCAAACTCAGTTGCGGTTACTGGAACGTGATGGACCCGACCAACGGCTATACCGCCATTCGCACCTGCGTGCTGGCCGAATTGCCGCTGGACAAGCTCGAGCAGCGTTTCTTTTTCGAGACCGACATGCTGTTCAGGCTGAATACCGTGCGCGCAGTGGTCAAGGACGTACCGATGGATTCGGTCTATGCCAACGAGCGGTCGAACCTGAAAATCAGCCGCGTGCTTCCGGAGTTTCTGGGCAAACACCTGTCGCGGCTCGGGCGCCGCTACGTCTACAACTATCTGGTGCGCGACTTCAATGTAGGCACGCTGTACAGCCTTTTCGGCGCCCTGCTATTGGGAGGTGGTGCGCTGTTTGGTTTGTGGCACTGGGTGACAGGCATCGTGCAAGACCAACCCGCCACCAGCGGCACGGTCATGCTGGCGGCCCTGCCGGTGTTCATCGGCGTACAGTGTCTGATCGCGTTCCTGCACCATGACGTGAGCAACGTTCCTTCCGAGCCGCTGTCACTTTTTCTGCAGGATGCGCACATTTCGCCCTCCTCCGGCGCACGCGCCGGAGCGCCGTGCAATTCATGA
- a CDS encoding acyltransferase family protein, translating into MSTGQAPIVNLQVLRFFAAIWVVFLHSRFFLREASDAWELPKILKVVQVAGFAGVDIFFVISGAIMALTSRELAPTLGNSLRFLLVRFSRIYTGWWPLFVLYWAGAMATHKTEDKWFFSSLFLLPAPLNHYVSGVLWTLSFELYFYCAVALLILAPKTWRVRIFAMLLIALTVVTVIWRAQGYFTPALEAQAWPLQKFAFAPLIAEFLAGFLFYEWFVRARPQRSWPWIVGAAIFFACAALYEKFVGKPAGAHLEGFYSWPERALLLGGFAVCMVGWALTARPLRGRLATILTTLGDASYAIYLSHIMVMFGLTMALAVLGWPARWQISTMVLLHLGVLAFSLPYHRWVELPLYQWCRRHIRQRLTLR; encoded by the coding sequence ATGTCCACCGGCCAGGCTCCCATCGTCAACTTGCAAGTGCTGCGATTTTTCGCGGCCATCTGGGTGGTCTTCCTGCACAGCCGGTTTTTCCTGCGCGAAGCCTCCGATGCTTGGGAACTGCCAAAAATCCTGAAAGTGGTCCAGGTCGCCGGCTTTGCTGGCGTGGATATTTTTTTCGTCATCAGTGGCGCCATCATGGCGCTCACCAGCCGCGAGCTGGCCCCCACCCTTGGCAACAGCCTGCGCTTCCTGCTGGTGCGATTTTCACGCATCTACACCGGCTGGTGGCCTCTGTTCGTGCTGTACTGGGCCGGTGCAATGGCAACGCACAAGACAGAAGACAAATGGTTCTTCAGCTCCCTGTTTCTGCTTCCGGCACCGCTGAACCACTACGTCAGCGGAGTGCTGTGGACGTTGAGCTTCGAGCTTTATTTTTACTGCGCGGTCGCCCTGCTCATCCTGGCGCCGAAGACGTGGCGGGTGCGCATATTCGCCATGCTGCTGATAGCCTTGACCGTAGTCACTGTGATCTGGCGCGCGCAAGGCTATTTCACTCCGGCACTCGAGGCACAGGCGTGGCCGCTGCAGAAGTTCGCCTTTGCTCCGCTCATTGCCGAGTTTCTTGCCGGCTTTCTGTTCTATGAATGGTTTGTGCGTGCGCGCCCGCAGCGTTCTTGGCCCTGGATCGTGGGGGCCGCAATTTTTTTCGCCTGCGCAGCCTTGTACGAAAAGTTCGTTGGCAAGCCGGCCGGGGCGCATCTGGAGGGCTTCTACTCCTGGCCTGAGAGAGCCCTGCTCCTGGGAGGTTTTGCGGTGTGCATGGTGGGCTGGGCGTTGACTGCCAGGCCCCTGCGCGGGCGCTTGGCAACCATCCTCACAACATTGGGCGATGCGTCCTATGCCATCTACCTCAGCCATATCATGGTCATGTTCGGGTTGACCATGGCGCTCGCCGTCCTGGGCTGGCCGGCGCGGTGGCAGATATCCACCATGGTGCTGCTGCACCTGGGGGTGTTGGCGTTTTCGCTGCCCTACCACCGCTGGGTCGAGTTGCCGCTCTATCAATGGTGTCGAAGGCATATCCGCCAGCGCCTGACGCTGCGCTGA